The Microbacterium natoriense genomic interval CTGGTGAACTTCATCGCCGAGAAACGGATCGGCGGTTCCGCGGATGCCGACTGGAACCGCGCCGTCGATCCGGCGCCGATCGCGGAGCTGTTCCGCGAGTGGAGCTTCGACTGGCTCGACGTCCCCGCCGCGATCTCGGCTGCGGACGAGATCCTCGAATACCCCATGGTCGATCGCGACGCTCTGCCGCAGTGGACCTTCGGTCGCACCACACTGATCGGAGACGCCGCGCACGCGATGTACCCGAACGGCTCGAACGGTGGCTCGCAGGCGATCCTCGATGCCCGGATGCTCGCGCTCCACCTGGCCACCGCGGACACCATCGATGAAGCCCTCTCCCGCTACGAGGACGACCGGCGTCCAGCCATGACGACTCTGCTCGCGGGCACGAGGGCGACCGGGCCCGAGCGAGTCATGCTCGTCGCTGCAGAGCGCGCGCCCGAAGGATTCGAGGACATCGACGACGTCGTCCCGGCATCCGAGCGCGAACAGATCGCCGCCGACTACAAGAAGGCCGCGGGTTTCCTCCCGGAGATGCTCAACGAGCGCTCCTCGCTCAGCCCGGTGCGGCGATGACCAGGTCGGCGCGCGACACCGTCCATGACTCCGCATCGGCGCCCGTGACGCTCGATGCCGCTCGGCTCGCTGCCGTGATCTCCCCGTTGCGCCGTGCGCTGCTGTCGGCCACGCGCGCGTCCGCCGAGCTGCCGGAGCTGCCGGAAGCGCAGATCGACGTGCTGCGCACGCTTCCCCGCGGCACGGCGAAGGGCCCGGCCGAGATCGCCGCCCAGCTGCGGCTCGGCCGCCCGACGATCAGCAACCTCCTCGGCGCCATGGAGTCCGACGGGCTGGTCGAGCGCGGCGCCGACCCGGTCGACGGACGCCGCGTCCTCGTCACCGCCTCGCCGCGTGCTCTCGATCTGTTCGAGCGATTCGACTCGTCCAGCTCCCGCCTCGTCGCCGAGGCGGTCTCTCGCCTCGGCGACGCCGAGCGTTCCGCGCTCAGCGAAGCTCTCCCCGCCCTAGAGCGCCTGTGCGCCGTTCTCACGGGAGCGGATGACTCGGCATCCACTCCCACTTCGACGGAGACACCATGAACCTGCCCGTTCCCGTGCTCGAGCCGGCCTTCGACGTCGTCGTCGAGCTCGGCCCGCTGGAGGATCACCTCGACACCAGCGCCGGGCATCGCCGCGTCGTGCCGATCGTCGGCGGACGGGTGAGCGGCGCCGTCGACGCCGTGATCGCACCGGGCGGCGCCGACTGGCAGGTCGTTCGCCCCGACGGCACGATCGAGATCAACGGCCGCTACACCGCACGGACGACCGACGGCGACTTCCTGCTGCTGCATGCCCAAGGGCTGCGCACAGGAAGCCCCGACGTCCTCGCGCGCCTCGGGCGCGGAGAGGACGTCGATCCGAACGAATACTGCTTCCGCACGACCGTGACGATCGAGACGGCCGCCCCCGGTCTCGCGCATCTGCAGCGGAGCCTGTTCCTCGCCTCCGCGCAGCGACAGACGGATGCCGTGCGCTACCGCGCCTACCGCGTGAGCTGACCCCACCAGGCACGCGCCTCCCGCTCCAGTCGCAGTTCATGCCGCGACGGCATCCGAAGCTGGCGTTCCGGGTGCACTTCGTGCCGCTTGTCGCGAGCCTGAGCGACGCCAACTGCACCCGGAACGGGAGAGGACCCGACCGAGACGACACGAACTGCGACCGGAAACCCGCGCGCGCACGCCGTCACGAGCCGAGAGACCGCAGCGCCTTCACCGAGGCGTACCCGTCGGCGACGTCGCGCACAGGCGTGTCCCACACCCGAACGGTCCCCGCATCGCCGTGATGCGCCGGCCATCCGGGATCACCGTCGACGACCAGCGAGACGGCAGCCGCGTGCAGCTCATCGGCGAGCTCCTGCGGCGGATTCGGCCCGGCCAGCGGCTCCATCGCGGGCCCGTCGAGGCAGTCGAAGAAGAAGGGCACGTCGAGGCAGTGCTCGGCGAAGCCGAAGTGCCCCGAGGGCCACGAGAACCGGTACGCCCAGGTGGGTGCGTCGCCTCGAGCAGCGGCGACGTCGAGCACTGCCGTACGGAACATCCGGTCGGTGAGCACGCGCCCGGCCAGACGGGTCTTGCCGAGCGCGACCACATCAGCGTTCGCGCCGAGGTAGTCGCGCCGAATCGTCTTCGGCACGCCGAGCCTGTTCAGCAGCAGCGCCTGGGGCACCCAGCGCAACGCCTTCGCAGCACCCGTCATCGCCATCGTGAACTCGTCGTCGGTCGACCCGAGCACGAGCGGCTTTTCGGCGCCGACTCCCGCGGCGAGCGCCTCGAGGGTCGGCCGCGGCAACAGGTCGCCATCGACCGACGGGCCCAGCGGGAGCCCCTCATCGATCATCGAGGTGAGCGATTTCGGGCCGAGCTCTGTCGCCTTCTTCTGCAGCTCGAGCACCCGCTCCTCGCCCAACGAGGAGAATCCCGACACCGTCGGCTCGACCCCGCCGGCGATCGCCAGGGCCCGCCCGAACGCCTCCGATCGCGGCGCCGCCACGTCGGCGAGCGCCCCAGAGAGCGCGTACACCCCGTGGAACAGGTGCTGCGCCTTCTCCATGCCGAGCAGGGTGAGCACAGCGCCACCACCCGCGGATTGACCCGCGATGGTCACGCGGCTCGGGTCTCCACCGAAGGCGGCGATGTTCTGCTGCACCCACTCGAGCGCGAGCAGCCAGTCGCGCACACCGCGATTCGAGGGCGCGCCTTCGATCCAGCCGAAGCCGTCGAAGCCGAGCCGGTACGAGATCGACACCGTCACGACGCCGTCGCGGTTGAAGTTGCGCCCGTCGTACCAGGGGCTCGCCGGAGAGCCGGCGAAGTACCCGCCGCCGTGGATCCAGACGAGCACCGGCAGGGCGCCGTCGAGAGACGGCGTGAACACGTTCACGTTGAGCGTGGATTCCCCCGGCACCGACGGCTCGGGGATCAAGGTCACCCCGGGGTCTCCTCGTTGCGCGGTCGGCGCGAAGGACAGAGCGTCGAGCGTGCCCTCCCACGGCTCCTTCGGCACGGGCGCCTGAAAACGCAGGTCGCCGACGGGGGCTTCGGCGAACGGGATCCCCAGGAAAGCGGCCGATCGGACATTGCCTCGACCACCCGTGGTGGGGCGCCAGCATCCGCGAACCCGGCCCGCGGCCGTCTCGACCTCGATGTATTCGGTCATGAGTGCATTCTCGGTCATCAGCGGACTCCCTTGATCGGTGCGGTGGCGATGGCGGCGAGGATCACGAACACGATCGCGAAGACGAACAGCATCGGATATCCGCCGAGCGAGGTGATGATCACGCCGCCGATGGCGGGGCTCAGCGCCTGCGGGACGTTGGTCGCGACGTTGAGGATGCCGAGATCCTTGCCAGCCGACACGCCCTCGTTCGGGAGGACCTCGGTCATCAGCGCGGCGTCCACCGACATGTACAGCCCGAAGCCCACGCCGTTGACGATCGCCATCAGGATCATGCCGGTCATGTTCGGCTGGATCAGCGGCATCGCCAGCCCCGCGATCATCACGACGGATGCCGCGTAGATGAAGACCTTGCGCCTGCCGACCCTGTCGCTCCACCAGCCGGAGAGCGCGATCGCGATCAGGGTGGGGACGAACGCGACGAGCGTGAGGGTGACGACCGCTCCCTGAGCCTCGGCGAGCTCGAGGCCGATGTAGTCGGTGAGCATGTAGAGCTGGAAGGCGCTGACGACGAAGTATCCGAGGATCAGGAGGAACCGCGCGGTGAACGCCCACGCGAAGTCGGGGTGGCGCCGAGGGCTGATCCAGAAGCCCCTGAAGAACGCACCCCAGCGGAACGGCTCGACGGCTGCCTCCTTCGACGACCAGTCGCGGTTGACGAGCGCGAACAGGAGCGACACGACGATGACGGCCGCGCCGAACGCCGAATAGCCGATGCCGACCTGTGCCGCGAAGGCGCCCGCGAGCATGATGCCGACCGTCATGCCCAGCTGCGTGCCGAGGCCGATCATGGCGCTCGCTCCGCCGCGCTTCGATCGCGGGAACCGGTCAGCGGTGATCGCGGTGAGCGGCGCCTGGAAGAAGTTGAGGGCGACCTGGATGATCGTCCAGAACACGGCGATCCACACGATCTCGGTGAGCGAGCCGAGCCCGAACAGGAAGATGCCGCCGACGATCGCACCCAGCACCATCCACGGTGCGCGGCGTCCGAAACGGGAGCGGGTCCGATCGCTGAGTGCGCCGACGATGGGCTGCGCGAACAGCGTGAAGACGAACGAGACCGTGGTGACGACCGCAAGGTTGCCGACTTTGCCTGCCTCGTCGATGAGGAGGATCTGACTCGGCAGGAGGATCGCGATCAGACCGCCGTACGTGGCGAAGAGCGTGAGAGAGGCGACGAGCAGGCTGGGCAGCAGACGCCGGTTCGCTGGCGGGCTGGCAGCGGGCTCGCCCGCGGCGGGGGCGACGGAGCGGATGGTGCCGGTTGGCGCGATTTCGGATGGCGGGATCGAGTACGGACATCGGAGCTCCTCATTGAGCGGGACGGGGCCAATCCCAAACATTGTTTGGGATTGGAGCCATGGTGACAGATCGAACGCGGAGCCCGCAAGCCATTCACGAACTTTGTTCGGTTTTCGAGACGCGGCCGTTACAGTGAAGTCATGGCAACTCGGGGGGCGTACGCGAAGGGCGTCATCAAGCGCGAGGAGATCCTCGACGCGGCGCTCGCAGTCGTCGCCGAGCACGGATACCGCAAGGCCTCGGTGCGCGAGATCGCGGACGCCGCAGGCCTGAGCCCCGCCGGCCTCCTGCACTACTTCGGCACGAAGGAGGAGCTCTTCGTGGCGATCCTCCGCGCGCGAGACGAGCGTGACGCCCGTGTCTACGCCGATGCCGCGGCCGACCCCGTGACGGCGCTCCTCGATGTCATGCGGCACAACGCCTCGGTGCCCGGCCTCGTGCAGCTCTACGCCCAGCTCGCCGCCGAAGCCGGCGACCCCGAGCATCCGGCGCACGCGTACTTCCGGGAGCGCACCGCGACCGTCGAGGGCGCGTCGGTCGCCGGCATCGTGGCCGCGCAGGCCGAAGGAACCGTTCGCAGCGATCTCGATCCGGCGTGGATCATCCGCGCCGTGCACGCGCTCGCCGACGGGCTGCAATCCGCCTGGATGCTCGACCCGAGCGTGGACATGGCGGCGGACATCGAGCAGTTCGTCGCCCTCCTGCGGCCGTGACCGCGCCGGAGAAAGGCCGCTCTCAGGCCGACGGCGCCCCGATGGACTCGCGCCACACGACGCGGTGGACCTCCCCGGGCTTCTCGGGCTCCTCCTCACCACGCACGGCAGCGATCAGCCGACGCATCGAGTGCTCGCCGACCAACGCGCGATCCTGCACGACGCTCGTGAGCGAGGGCACGAGGAAAGCGCTGGTGCCGATGTCGTCCCAACCGGTGACGCTCATGTCTCCCGGCATCGACCACCCGCGCAGCCTCGCCGCCCGCATCGCTCCGATCGCGACGCTGTCGTTCGGGGCGATCAGCGCGAAGGGCGCGGTCTTCTCGGGCAGGCTCCGCACGACCTCGAGTCCGACCTCGCTGGTCCAGTCGCCCTCGATCACGGCGATCGAGTCGAGACCGAGCCGTTCCACTGTCGCGAGATAAGCGTCGCGGCGGGCCACGGCCGAAGGGAAATCGAGCGGACCCGTGATGTGGAGGAAGCGCCGGTGACCCAGTTCGACCAGACGCTCCATCATGACGACGATCGGCTGCGCCTCGGTGAACACTCCGGTGGCATGCATCTCGTCGTCGAACGCCGAGGCCCAGAGCACCACGGGCCCAGCCTCGCGGGAAAGATTGAGGATGCGCTGCGGCAACGGCGTGAACGACAGGAACCCCTCGTACTGTCCGCCGTCGATGAGCTCCTCGACGCGCTCGGCCCGTTCGTCACGATTGTCGGGAAGGCTCAGGATCTCGAGGACGTACCCGGCCTTCTCCGCGGCGAGCGTCGCCCCGCGCAGCATGCTGAGCGGGTTCGGCGCACTCACCGGGAAGACGACGGCGAGGCGCCCCGTGCGCTGCGTGCGCATGGCACGCGCGGCCAGGTTGGGCCGATAGTTCAGCTCGGACGCCGCCTGCAGAACCCGCTCGCGCGTCGCCGGGGCGACGCCGTCACGACCCGTGTAGACGAACGAGACCGTCGATTGCGACACCCCGGCCAGCCGGGCGACGTCTCGACTGGTCGGCCGCTTCTGCATGCTTCCCCGTTTCTGCGCAGTTCGTCCACATTGATCGTTGACGGATCGACTGCTTCTGACCATACTAGGTCAATACGTACTACTACTACGTATTGAAAGCAGCAGCTCAACGAGGACGCAATGCTCAGAATCGGAATCATCGGCACCGGGTCGATCGCCAACGCCCACATCGGCGGCTATCTCGCCTTCGGAGAGGAGTGCGAGGTCGTGGCGCTGGCAGACGTCATGCCAGGGAAGGCCGCGCAGAAGGCCGAGGAGTCGGGGCTCTCCGGAGCGGTCGGCTACGACGATCCGCTGCAGATGATCGCCGAAGCCCGTCTCGATCTCGTGAGCATCGCCACGCCCCCCTCGACCCACGCGGCTCTCTCGATCGCCGCTCTCGACGCCGGCATCCACGTGCTCGTAGAGAAGCCCATGGCGCCCTCGCTCGAAGAGTGCGACGCCGTGCTCGCCGCGCAGCGGCGCTCGGGCGCGCTGCTCTCGGTCGTCGCGCAGAACCGCTTCCGCGACGATCTCGCCACGCTCAAGGCCGTCGTCGACTCCGACCTGCTCGGGGGCATCTCGCACGTGCGCGTCGACTCCGCCTGGTGGCGCGGCCTGCCTTACTACGACCTGTGGTGGCGCGGAACGTGGGAGAAGGAGGGCGGCGGCTGCACCCTGAATCACGCCATCCATCACATCGACCTGCTCCTGTGGCTGCTCGGCCGCCCGAGCGAGATCGCAGCGATGCTCGCGAACGCGCAGCACGACAACAGCGAGGTCGAAGATCTCTCGGTCGCCGTGCTCCGGTATGAGCGCGGTCTGGCGCAGCTCACGAGCTCGGTCGTGCATCACGGCCAGGAGCAGGAGATCGTGATCCAGGGCGAGCACGCTCGCGTCTCGCAGCCGTGGAAGGTGGTCGCAGAGCGATCGGATGCCGCAGGCTTCCCCGCCCAAGGCGGGGACCCCGATCGCGTCGCCGCGATCGAGGAGATCGCCGCGGCCAGGGAGCCGCTCGCGCACACCGGTCACACGGGGCAGATCGGCGACGTGCTCGCGGCGATCCGCGAGGGCCGACCGCCGATCGCCGACGGACACGACGGCCGCAACGCGATCGAGGTCGTGACGGCCATCTACAAGGCGGGCATCGAGCACCAGCTGGTGTCGCTGCCGCTTTCTCCTGACGATCCCTATTACCGCGCCGGGCATCTCGTCGCTCATGCCCCGCGGCTCAACCAGGAGCAGCTCTCGCTCGCCGAGGCCGTGGCGCCATGAGCGTCTCCTCGTTCCCCGGCGGCACCTCGCTGTCGCACCTCGACGTTTATCGCGACGCCGCCCCCGACGGCGTGTGCGGCGGCAGCCCCCACATGCACCTCGTCTCGACCGAGGCGTACGTCGTCGTGTCCGGCACCGGGGCGCTCCAGACCATCGACGGCGACGGGTACCAGGAGACCCCGCTCTCGGCCGGAGCCGTGGTGTGGTTCACGCCCGGCACCATCCACCGCGCCGTGAACCACGACGAGCTCAAGGTCGTCGTGCTGATGAGCAACGCCGGTCTGCCGGAAGCGGGAGACGCCGTCATGACGTTCCCCGCAGCCGTCGTGGCGGATGCCGAGGCCTACGCTCGGGCGGCGGCTCTCGGCGACGCCGAGGGACGTGCGGAGCGCGCGAGGCGACGTCGCGACCTCGCCGTGTCGGGCTTCGAGGCTCTGCGCGACGCGATGCTGGCGGGCGATCAGGCGCCCCTCGAGGCGTTCAGGGCTGCGGCGGGGGCGCTCGTGCGCGACCGTGCGTCCGAGTGGGGCGAGCTCATCCGCGAGCGCCCTCTCGCACAGGCCGAGCAGTCCCTCGCCCTCGCCCGCGCCGTGGCCGAGGGCGACGTGACCCATCTCGACGAAGCCAGGGTGCAGCAGGCCGTGCCCTCAGCCGGCGAACGCGGATTCGGAATGTGCGGACGACTCCGCACGTACGACATGACCGATCAGGAGACCCAGAAGTGAACCACCCCTACACCTTCGATCCGCTGCCCGAGCCTGCGGCGGCACCAGGCGAGTTCAGCTTCGCCGCGGTGGGTCTCGACCACGGCCACATCTACGGCATGGCCGACGGTCTGATCGGCGCTGGGGCGACCGCGAAGTGGGTGTTCGATGCGGATGCCGACAAGGCCGCCTCGTTCGCGAAGCGCTATCCGACCGCCCGCGTCGCCTCCTCGGAGCAGCAGATCCTCGACGACCCGGAGGTGCGGCTCGTAGCCACCGCCGCCATCCCCTCCGAGCGGGCCGCCGTGGCACTGCGAGCGATAGAGGCCGGCAAGGACGCGTTCGTCGACAAGGCTCCTCTGACGAGTTTCGAGCAGCTCGCGGCCGCGCGCGAGGCGACGGCCCGCACCGGACGCAAGTACGCCGTGTACTACGGCGAGCGCCTTCACACCGAGTCGTCGATCCTCGCGGGTCAGTTGATCGAGCGCGGCGCGATCGGCCGAGTGCTGCAGGTCGTCTCGTTCGGCCCGCACCGCATCGGCGGCGGTCGCCCGGGCTGGTTCTACGACCCTGCGCAGTACGGCGGCATCCTGTGCGACATCGGCAGCCACAACTTCGACCAGATCCTGTTCTACACGGGGGCCACGGACGGCCGCATCGTCAGCTCGACGGTCGCGAACTACGCGCACCCCGACACTCCGGGTCTGCAGGACTTCGGCGATGCGCACGTCGTGCTCGACAACGGAGCCTCCGGGTACGTGAGAGTGGACTGGTTCACCCCTGAGGGGCTGGGTGTGTTCGGCGACGGACGCACGATCATCCTCGGCACCGACGGGTACATCGAGCTGCGCAAGTACATCGACATCACGACCGAGAACGGCGGCGGGCAGGTGCTGCTCGTGAACCAGGAGGGACAGTACCGGTTCGACGCGAATGGGATGACCGGCTTCCCCTACTTCGGGCAGTTGATCCGCGACTGCCTCGACGGCACCGAGAACGCGATGACCCAGGCGCACGCCTTCAAGGCGGCGGAGCTGAGCCTGCAGGCCCAGACGTCAGCCGAGGTGCTCGCACCCTGACCCCCGGCGGCGCGCACGCGCCGTCCATTCTCAGAACCACGAGGAGGTGGACCTGAATGCCCGAGATCGTCGAAGCGCCGCTGTCGCTCACCGGCTCCGCGCAGCCCGGCAGCGAGACGCGGGTGATCACGACCGCGCGGCCCCGTCGTCGCGCATTCCGGCGCGACCGGATGCCGCGGGCCCGGCAGTCCTGGCGTCGCGCGCTGACCAAGGACTGGCGGATCTACACGTTCCTGATCGTGCCGATCCTGTTCCTGTTGATCTTCCGCTACGTCCCGATGCTCGGGAACATCATCGCGTTCCGCAGGTTCCGGCCCGGCGGGTCGATCTTCGGCGACGAGTGGGTGGGGTTCTACTACTTCCAGGCGTTCATCTCGAACCAGCAGTTCTGGACGGTGTTCTGGAACACCGTGATCCTCGGCGGCCTCACCCTGCTGATCTGCTTCCCGCTTCCGATCGTGCTCGCGCTCATGCTGAACGAGCTGCGCTCGCGCCGGTTCAAGCGTCTCGTCCAGACGATCTCGTACCTGCCGCACTTCATGTCGATCGTGATCGTCGCGGGGCTCGTGCTGCAGCTGACCTCGCTCAACGGCACGGTCAACCAGATGGTCGAGGCGTTCGGCGCGGACCCCGTGCCGTTCATGCAGCGGCCGGAATGGTTCCGGTCGATCTACGTGTCTTCAGAAGCCTGGCAGACGGTCGGGTGGGGCACGATCCTCTACCTGGCCGCGCTCACCACGATCGACGACCAGCTGTACGAGGCAGCACGCATCGACGGCGCGAACCGCTGGCAGCAGACCTGGCACATCACGCTTCCCGGCATCCGCCCGACCATGATGGTGCTTCTGATCCTGAACATCGGATCGTTCATGTCGGTCGGCTTCGAGAAGGTCCTGCTGCTGCAGAATCCGCTGATCTACTCCACGGCCGACGTCATCTCCACCTATCTCTACCGCGTCGGCATCCAATCCGCGCAGTTCTCCTACGGAACCGCGATCGGACTGTTCGAGGCCCTGATCGGCCTGGTGCTCGTGCTCTTCGCGAACCTCATCTCCCGTCGACTGGTTGGAACCTCGCTATGGTGACCGAAGCTCTGCCTTCCAAGCCCGACATCGCCCATGTGCGCCGGGAGACCGGCGTCATCCGAGAGTCGCTCGGCTATCGCACCTTCCGCGTCGTCAACGCGATCGTGCTCGTGCTGATCTGCATCGTCACCCTCTACCCGTTCGTGAACCTGGTGGCCAAGGCGTTCTCGTCTGAGGGCTACATCGCCGCCGGCGAGGTGAACCTGATCCCGCGCGGTTTCAACATCGACACGTTCCGTGCGGTGATGGGCGACGGACTGTTCTGGACGAACTACGGCAACACGTTCCTGTACACGGTGGTCGGCACGATCATCGCGATGGTCATCACCACCACCTACGCCTACGCGCTCAGCAAGCCGCACCTCAAGGGCCGCACGTTCTTCATCGGCATCGCGGTCTTCACGATGTTCTTCGGCGGAGGACTCATCCCGAACTACATCCTGATCGCGAACACCCTGGGCTGGCGAAACAGCATCTGGGCGGTGGTCGTCCCCGGCGCGCTGAGCGTGTTCAACCTGCTCGTGATGAAGTCGTTCTTCGAGAGCTTCCCGACCGAGCTCGAAGAGGCCGCCGCGATCGACGGACTCTCCACCTACGGCATCTTCTTCCGCATCGTTCTTCCCCTGTCGAAGGCCGTGCTCGCGACCATGACCCTGTTCTATGCGGTCAGCCAGTGGAACTCGTGGTTCAACGCCTTCCTCTTCATGGACGACAAATCGCTCTTCCCCGTGACGATCTACCTGCGCAACCTGATCGCCGCGGCCACCGGCACCTCCGAGATCACGGGCGGCGGTGAGGCGGTGCAGATCGCCTCCAACATCCAGGCCGTCACGATGCTGCTCACCGTGCTCCCGATCATCTGCTTCTACCCCTTCATCCAGCGCTACTTCGTCTCGGGCGTCATGCTCGGGTCGGTCAAGGGCTGACTTCCCGATCCGCGTCGAACGACGACGTTCACACAAAGGAGACACACCATGACCATCACTCGCCGACGCCTGGCGGGCGTCGCAGGCATCGTGACCTTCGCCGTCGCGCTGACGGCGTGCACCTCGGCACCCGTCGACGAGACGGCGGAGGACGGCGGCGTCACGATCGGCGCCGAGCAGTCCGTCGGCGCCATGGACGACTTCGAGGCCGGAACGACCTTCAAGGCCACCGAGCCCGTCGAGTTCTCACTCATGTATCGCGACCACCCCGGGTACCCGGTGAAGGACGACTGGTCCGTCTTCCAGCACCTCGACGCCGACCACAACGTGACGTTCTCGCGCACCGACATCCCGATGTCGGACTTCGATCAGAAGAAGTCGCTGCTGATCGGCAGCGGCGACGCATCTGACATCATCTCGGTGTCGTATTCGGGAACAGAGACCAAGTTCGTCTCGGGCGGCGCGATCCTCCCCGTGTCGGACTACCTCGACTACATGCCGAACTTCCAGGAGAAGGTCTCCGAGTGGGATCTCCAGGACGAGCTCGACAACCGCCGCCAGGCCGACGGCAAGATCTACCTGCTGCCCGGGCTCCGTGAGACGCCGAACGTCGAGTACAGCATCGCGATCCGCGAGGACCTGTGGGAGAAGGCGGGGATCACCGAGGATCCCGAGACCTGGGAGGAGTTCGCCGAGCAGCTCGTGAAGGTGCAGGAGGCGAACCCCGAGCTCAGCTACGCGATGTCGGATCGATGGACCGACGCGACCCCGCTCGGTTCGCTGCTCAACGTGATGGCGCCCAACTACGGCACGGCAGCCGGGTGGCAGTACAACAACACCTGGTACGACGAGGATTCGGACGAGTACGTCTTCACCGGCACGACGGACGAGTACCGTGAACTGATCTCCGATGTCGCGGACCTCGTGGCCGACGGCGTCCTGGACCCGGAGATCACGCAGAGCGACGACCAGGCCACGCAGAAGTTCATCTCCGGCCAGTCGGCCGCGATCGGCAGCAACACCCAGACGCTCTCCGAGTACCGGACGAAGTTCGCGGATGCCGGTCAGCCCGACGTTCCGATCCGCCTGATCTCGATCCCCGGGGGCCCTGCGGGCTCCAACCTCCCGAGCGGCCGCTTCACCTCCGGTTTGATGATCAGCAGCGAGGCGGCGGACAAGCCGTACTTCAAGGCGCTGCTGCAGTTCATCGACTGGCTGTACTACTCCGACCAGGGGATCGAGTTCGCGCAGTGGGGCGTCGAAGGAGAGACCTTCACGAAGGACTCCGATGGCACCCGAACCCTCATGGACGACATCGGCTGGAGCGCCGTGAACGCGGGTGCACCGAAGAAGCTGAACGCCGACTACGGCTACAGCAACGGCGTGTTCCTGCCCGCGAACGGATCGTCGAAGGAGCTCCTGCTCTCGCTCATGACCGACGAGGTCGCCGCGTGGACCGAGAAGCAGCTGGAGTCGAAGAAGCAGCTGCCGGTACCGCCTGCACCGCTGCTCGACGAGATCGAACTCGAGCAGACCTCGCTGCTGCAGACGCAGCTCACGGATGCCGTGCACGCTGCGACGGCCGCCTTCATCACGGGTCAGCGCTCGATCGACTCCGACTGGGACGCCTACGTCGCCGAGATCGAGGGGCTCGGGTCCACCCAGCTCATCGACACCTTCAACACCGCGCTCGCGCGCACGAAGTAGCCGGGGCTTCGCAGATGTCAGGTTCGCGGTCGGGATCATGACATCTGCGAGGTCTCGCCCGCAGCGACAGGAGAGACGCATGAGCGAGAAGAAGAACGAGGCCGTCGACGAGATCGGACGCGGTCCGCTCTCGCGCGGCTCAGTGGTGATCTATCGGATGCTGGTGCTGGAGGCGCAGCTGTTTCTCGCGACGCTCCCCACGAGCCTCGCCGTCCTGCTCCTCGGTCGCGACCCGTCGAATCTGCCGCTGTTCGTCTTGGCGCTGGTGCCGGTCGCCCCCGCCCTCGTCGCGGGTGTCGCCGCGACCCGCGCGGCAGCCGCCGACCCCGACCTGGCACCGGGGCGGCACTTCTTCCGCGCCTACCGGCGTGACCTCGTGGCCACGCTGCGGTGGGCGCTCCCGGCGGCGTTGATCCTCGCCGTGCTGACCGTCAACCTCACCCATCTCGGCGCCGTGGATGGCGGGGCGGCCCTCCGCCCGGCCATCCTCCTTCTCGCAGTGATCGCCCTGATCTGGTGCGGACACATGACCGTGCTCACCGCCACGTTCCGTTTCCGCACTCGCGACGCCGCACGGATCGCGCTCGCGCAGATCCTGCCGCGCTTCGGTTTCTCGCTCGGCGTCCTGTCGCTCGTGGTGATCAGCGCCTTCCTGACCATCGCGTTCTCCGAACTCG includes:
- a CDS encoding DUF624 domain-containing protein, producing the protein MSEKKNEAVDEIGRGPLSRGSVVIYRMLVLEAQLFLATLPTSLAVLLLGRDPSNLPLFVLALVPVAPALVAGVAATRAAAADPDLAPGRHFFRAYRRDLVATLRWALPAALILAVLTVNLTHLGAVDGGAALRPAILLLAVIALIWCGHMTVLTATFRFRTRDAARIALAQILPRFGFSLGVLSLVVISAFLTIAFSELVVLMLLWAAVVLLALMARPVIADVATRFTRDTSATES